One genomic window of Methyloterricola oryzae includes the following:
- a CDS encoding type II secretion system protein, with protein sequence MIPRYTRFQRGFTLVESIMVIVITGVVAGMVAVFIQGPVRGYFDAARRAELSDEADTALRRIGRDLRGALPNSLRVTSSGGVQFLEFIPAVDGGRYRLDTAGGSCFIAGCTSLTSVGSLITADDTYKDDWLVIFNYYNNAGNDCGTALPSAYCGQNRALITGSTEAGTADVLSFASTRFQPPGGSPGRRFQVVQAPVSYVCDPGSGLLTRRTGYGFVAAQPTTTGGVTLADAVSGCAFAYQPGVLARLGLVSLRLTLSEAGESVTLYHEVHVDNAP encoded by the coding sequence ATGATTCCCCGATATACGCGGTTTCAGCGCGGCTTCACCCTGGTGGAGTCCATCATGGTGATAGTCATCACCGGGGTGGTGGCCGGCATGGTGGCGGTGTTCATCCAGGGACCGGTGCGTGGCTATTTCGACGCGGCGCGGCGGGCCGAATTGAGTGACGAGGCCGATACCGCGCTGCGCCGCATCGGGCGGGATTTGCGCGGGGCACTGCCCAACAGCCTGCGCGTCACTTCCAGTGGAGGCGTGCAGTTCCTGGAATTCATTCCCGCCGTGGACGGCGGGCGTTACCGGCTGGACACCGCCGGCGGGAGCTGTTTCATCGCCGGTTGCACCAGCCTCACTAGTGTCGGCAGCCTGATCACCGCCGACGACACCTATAAGGATGACTGGCTGGTGATCTTCAACTACTACAACAATGCCGGCAACGACTGCGGAACGGCCCTGCCTAGCGCTTATTGCGGGCAGAACCGGGCGCTGATCACCGGCTCCACCGAGGCCGGGACCGCCGATGTTCTGAGCTTCGCCTCCACGCGCTTCCAGCCGCCCGGTGGGTCGCCTGGCCGTCGCTTTCAGGTCGTCCAGGCGCCGGTGAGCTATGTCTGCGACCCGGGTTCCGGGCTGCTGACACGGCGAACTGGCTACGGCTTCGTGGCGGCCCAGCCTACCACCACGGGCGGCGTGACCCTGGCGGACGCGGTGAGCGGCTGCGCATTCGCTTACCAGCCGGGGGTGCTGGCGCGCCTTGGGCTGGTGAGCCTGCGGCTGACCCTGAGCGAGGCCGGGGAGAGTGTGACCCTTTACCATGAGGTCCACGTGGACAATGCGCCCTGA
- a CDS encoding type IV pilus modification PilV family protein: protein MEPYTAQISHSLRKSRRTATRSACGGFTLIELILFIVIVGVGVSGILSVLNITAAHSGDPIVRKQALAVAESLLEEVLAHDFSDPDGVEPEASRALFDDVGDYAGFSMTGIRDITGTAIAGLNAYSASVAVAGEALGGVAAADSLRVTVTVTSAGESVSLSGFRLHY from the coding sequence ATGGAACCTTACACTGCCCAGATCAGCCATTCGCTCAGGAAATCTCGCCGAACCGCCACTAGGTCTGCCTGCGGCGGCTTCACCCTCATCGAACTGATCCTGTTCATCGTCATCGTCGGCGTCGGTGTCTCCGGCATCCTCTCGGTCCTCAACATCACCGCCGCCCACAGCGGCGACCCCATCGTGCGCAAGCAGGCCCTGGCCGTGGCGGAATCCTTGCTGGAAGAGGTCCTCGCCCATGATTTCAGCGATCCCGACGGCGTGGAGCCGGAAGCATCCAGGGCCCTGTTCGACGACGTGGGCGATTACGCGGGCTTCAGCATGACGGGTATCAGGGATATAACCGGGACAGCCATCGCCGGGCTGAATGCCTATTCAGCCAGTGTCGCCGTGGCCGGGGAGGCCTTGGGCGGCGTGGCGGCGGCCGACAGCCTGCGGGTGACGGTCACGGTCACTTCGGCTGGCGAAAGTGTCTCCCTCAGCGGTTTCCGCCTGCACTACTGA
- a CDS encoding prepilin-type N-terminal cleavage/methylation domain-containing protein, which produces MHRRSGGFTVIELVVVIVILGVLAITALPRFFDRQMFEARGFHDGTLGLLRYAQKAAIAQRRTVCVSFGASSASLGIASAAGSATCDLNLAGPDGTAPYSLHAPGGIAYSSTPSDFSFDSWGRASSGQTIQVHGVNEPIVVEAATGLVHR; this is translated from the coding sequence GTGCATCGGCGGAGCGGTGGATTCACCGTGATCGAACTGGTGGTGGTGATCGTCATCCTGGGGGTGCTGGCCATCACTGCCCTGCCGCGCTTCTTCGACCGGCAGATGTTCGAGGCCCGGGGCTTCCATGACGGCACCCTGGGTCTCTTGCGTTATGCCCAGAAGGCCGCCATCGCGCAGCGACGCACGGTTTGCGTGAGTTTCGGCGCCTCCAGCGCCAGCTTGGGCATTGCTTCCGCCGCCGGTTCGGCTACCTGCGACCTTAACCTGGCGGGACCGGACGGAACCGCGCCATACAGCCTTCACGCGCCCGGCGGGATTGCGTATAGCTCCACGCCCAGCGACTTCAGTTTTGATTCCTGGGGGCGGGCGAGCAGCGGCCAGACCATCCAGGTGCACGGGGTGAACGAGCCCATCGTGGTCGAGGCGGCGACGGGACTGGTACACCGCTAG
- a CDS encoding prepilin-type N-terminal cleavage/methylation domain-containing protein — protein MQRQQGFTLIELVVVIVILGILAATALPKFVDLRGDAEQAAIDGVAGGLSSASSVNYGGCAVTNNVVTTGKCAQVAKCSDVGNLLVPALSLGTTASATDYYLQADTASATNGTAVTCTVKKGTGSTIYTATYSAIGAAN, from the coding sequence ATGCAACGGCAACAGGGCTTCACTCTAATTGAGCTGGTGGTGGTGATCGTGATCCTAGGCATCCTGGCGGCCACCGCCCTGCCCAAGTTCGTTGATCTGCGCGGCGACGCAGAACAGGCCGCTATCGACGGCGTGGCGGGGGGGCTGAGCTCTGCCTCGTCGGTCAATTACGGGGGTTGCGCGGTGACCAATAATGTTGTGACCACGGGCAAGTGCGCGCAAGTAGCCAAGTGCTCTGATGTGGGCAATCTATTGGTGCCGGCTCTAAGCCTTGGCACGACGGCCAGTGCGACCGACTATTACCTTCAGGCGGATACTGCCAGCGCTACGAATGGCACCGCCGTGACCTGCACGGTAAAGAAGGGCACTGGATCCACCATCTACACGGCCACGTATTCCGCCATAGGCGCCGCCAACTGA
- a CDS encoding pilin — translation MKDRHEGFTLIELVIVITILAILAAVALPKFASLQADARLAKMNGALASVKGAAAMAHAQLIARGYSATQTISQADMLAMPADKRIVVEGTTVGFVNGYPAAGQIAEIAGITAPDYFLPPAASGAQVIAADSGHDGSGSNPICTLVYTEAAVAAQPIYTLNASLASCQ, via the coding sequence ATGAAAGACAGACATGAAGGTTTCACCCTGATCGAACTGGTGATCGTGATCACCATCCTCGCCATCCTGGCGGCGGTGGCGCTGCCCAAATTCGCTTCGCTCCAGGCAGACGCACGCCTGGCCAAGATGAACGGGGCGCTGGCTTCCGTGAAAGGCGCGGCAGCCATGGCCCACGCCCAGCTCATCGCGCGAGGCTACAGCGCTACGCAGACCATCTCGCAGGCAGACATGCTGGCGATGCCGGCGGACAAGCGCATCGTGGTGGAAGGCACCACGGTGGGTTTCGTCAACGGTTATCCCGCGGCCGGGCAGATCGCCGAAATCGCCGGCATCACGGCGCCGGATTACTTTCTGCCGCCGGCTGCTTCCGGTGCGCAGGTGATTGCCGCCGACAGTGGCCACGACGGCAGCGGCAGCAACCCGATATGCACGCTCGTCTATACTGAGGCTGCAGTGGCAGCGCAACCCATCTATACGCTCAACGCATCATTGGCGAGTTGCCAGTGA
- a CDS encoding type II secretion system F family protein — protein MAKFSYKGRDSQGALVEGVLDSDSPAGVARILQSRALVPVNIAELKQDARAETPGAVTRTNRRKPDLDDMMFFCRQMHTLARSGVPLVRGLNGLADTTRSGVLAVALREVVGDLEGGYGLSQAFNQHPAIFSPMIIGILKVGESSGRVDEAFLHLAGYLERERDTRSRVQAAMRYPVMVLAAIGAAMLVINLFVIPAFARVFAGFNAELPWATKILLATSEFSVRYWPAVLAGLIGLGWLWLRFIRTPKGRLWWDGFKLRLPVVGAIVNKSMLARFARSFAMVMKSGVPIVQGLGLIAGAVDNAHVAGQVGEMRRGIERGESVGRTAAALGVFPPLVLQMIDVGEESGQLDNMMEEVANFYDREVDLDLKNLSTAIEPILLLIVGAMVLVLALGVFLPMWDLGRAAIKH, from the coding sequence GTGGCCAAGTTCAGCTACAAGGGCCGCGACTCCCAGGGCGCGCTGGTGGAGGGGGTGTTGGACAGCGATTCGCCCGCCGGCGTCGCGCGTATCCTGCAGTCCCGTGCCCTGGTGCCGGTGAACATCGCCGAGCTGAAGCAGGACGCCCGCGCCGAGACGCCGGGCGCCGTCACACGGACCAACCGGCGCAAGCCGGACCTGGACGACATGATGTTCTTCTGCCGTCAGATGCACACCCTGGCGCGCTCGGGGGTGCCGCTCGTGCGGGGCCTTAACGGTCTTGCGGACACCACCCGCAGTGGCGTGCTGGCGGTCGCCCTGCGCGAGGTGGTCGGCGACCTGGAAGGCGGTTATGGGCTTAGTCAGGCCTTTAACCAGCATCCCGCCATCTTCTCGCCCATGATCATCGGCATCCTCAAGGTGGGCGAGAGCAGTGGCCGGGTGGACGAGGCCTTTCTGCACTTGGCCGGTTATCTGGAGCGCGAGCGCGACACCCGCAGCCGCGTGCAGGCGGCCATGCGCTATCCCGTCATGGTGCTGGCGGCCATCGGCGCCGCCATGCTGGTCATCAACCTGTTTGTTATCCCGGCCTTTGCCCGCGTGTTTGCCGGCTTCAATGCCGAACTGCCCTGGGCCACCAAAATCCTGTTGGCCACATCAGAATTTTCGGTGCGCTACTGGCCGGCGGTGCTGGCGGGACTCATCGGCCTTGGCTGGTTGTGGCTGCGCTTCATCCGAACCCCCAAGGGGCGGCTGTGGTGGGACGGATTCAAGCTGAGGCTGCCGGTGGTGGGCGCCATCGTCAACAAGAGCATGCTGGCGCGCTTCGCCCGCTCCTTCGCCATGGTGATGAAGTCCGGCGTGCCCATCGTGCAGGGCCTGGGGTTGATTGCAGGCGCGGTGGACAATGCCCACGTGGCTGGGCAGGTGGGCGAGATGCGGCGCGGCATCGAGCGCGGCGAGTCGGTGGGGCGCACCGCCGCCGCCTTGGGGGTGTTTCCGCCCCTGGTGCTGCAGATGATCGACGTAGGCGAAGAGTCGGGACAACTGGACAACATGATGGAAGAAGTGGCCAACTTCTATGACCGCGAGGTGGACCTGGACCTGAAGAACCTGAGCACCGCCATAGAGCCCATCTTGCTGTTGATCGTGGGCGCCATGGTGCTGGTTTTGGCGCTGGGGGTGTTCTTGCCCATGTGGGATTTGGGGCGTGCGGCGATTAAGCACTAA
- a CDS encoding GspE/PulE family protein, with the protein MALKKIRIGDLLVQGGIITQTQLEQALASQRETGRKLGKALVELGFVREPELLEFLSRQLQIPLLNLRQYKIDPEAVKLLPEAQARRFRAMVLSRSGHEAIVGMADPTDIVAFDEIGRILHMPVQAALVRESDLLHMIDQLYRRTEEITNLAGQIGEELAQNDFDLASLAGSVDVADAPVVKLLQSLFQDAVQVRASDIHIEPDEGLLRIRQRVDGVLQEHVIQEKRAAAALVSRLKLMSGLNISERRVPQDGRFSIRVRERNIDVRLSTMPVQHGESVVMRLLDRSAGMLNLEQVGMPAELLRRFRRNIRLPHGMVLVTGPTGSGKTTTLYAALSELNSPEKKIITAEDPVEYTLSRINQVQVHTQIGLTFASVLRAALRQDPDIVLVGEMRDRETAEIALRASLTGHLVLSTLHTNGAIATASRLLDMGAEGFLVAAALRAIVAQRLVRKICDHCSLPDEPDFHGRVGLEAELGVSLEGIAFRRGVGCQNCNNTGYRGRIGVYELLETNPAMLDALRRNDSAAFTVAAAGAEGFRPFTQCALDYAAQGVTSLEEVMRISGENA; encoded by the coding sequence ATGGCCCTGAAGAAGATCCGTATCGGCGACCTCCTGGTGCAGGGCGGCATCATCACCCAGACGCAATTGGAGCAGGCGTTGGCCAGCCAGAGGGAGACCGGGCGCAAGCTGGGCAAGGCCCTGGTGGAACTGGGCTTCGTGCGCGAGCCGGAGTTGCTGGAGTTTCTCTCCCGCCAGTTGCAGATCCCGCTGTTGAATCTGCGGCAGTACAAGATCGACCCGGAGGCGGTGAAGCTGTTGCCGGAAGCCCAGGCGCGGCGTTTCCGCGCCATGGTGCTGAGCCGCAGCGGCCACGAGGCCATCGTGGGCATGGCCGATCCCACCGACATTGTCGCGTTCGACGAGATCGGCCGCATCCTGCACATGCCGGTGCAGGCGGCCCTGGTGCGCGAGTCCGATCTGCTGCACATGATCGACCAGCTTTACCGGCGCACCGAGGAGATCACCAATCTCGCCGGGCAGATTGGCGAGGAACTGGCGCAGAACGACTTCGACCTGGCCTCCCTGGCGGGCAGCGTGGACGTGGCGGACGCGCCGGTGGTGAAGCTGCTGCAGTCCCTGTTTCAGGACGCGGTGCAGGTGCGCGCCTCGGACATCCACATCGAACCGGACGAAGGCCTGCTGCGCATCCGCCAGAGGGTGGACGGCGTATTGCAGGAACACGTGATCCAGGAAAAGCGCGCCGCCGCCGCCCTGGTTTCGCGCCTCAAGCTCATGTCGGGCCTGAATATCTCCGAGCGGCGCGTGCCCCAGGACGGGCGTTTTTCCATCCGCGTGCGCGAGCGCAACATCGATGTGCGCCTGTCCACCATGCCGGTGCAGCACGGCGAGTCGGTGGTTATGCGCCTTTTGGACCGCTCCGCCGGCATGCTCAATCTGGAGCAGGTGGGCATGCCTGCCGAGCTGCTGCGCCGTTTCCGCCGCAACATCCGCCTGCCCCACGGCATGGTGCTGGTAACCGGGCCCACCGGCAGCGGCAAGACCACCACCTTGTATGCCGCCCTCAGCGAACTCAATTCGCCGGAGAAAAAGATCATCACCGCCGAGGACCCGGTGGAATACACCCTGTCGCGCATCAACCAGGTCCAGGTGCATACCCAGATCGGCCTGACCTTCGCCAGCGTTTTACGGGCAGCCCTGCGGCAGGACCCGGACATCGTGCTGGTGGGCGAGATGCGCGACCGCGAGACCGCCGAGATCGCCCTGCGCGCCTCGCTCACGGGGCACCTGGTGCTCTCCACCCTGCACACCAACGGCGCCATCGCCACCGCCAGCCGCTTGCTGGACATGGGGGCGGAAGGCTTCCTGGTGGCGGCGGCGCTGCGCGCCATCGTGGCTCAGCGCCTGGTGAGGAAGATCTGCGATCACTGCTCCCTGCCCGATGAGCCGGATTTTCATGGCCGCGTGGGGTTGGAGGCCGAATTGGGCGTCTCGCTGGAAGGCATTGCGTTCCGCCGCGGCGTGGGCTGCCAGAACTGCAATAACACCGGGTACCGCGGCCGCATCGGTGTCTACGAATTGCTGGAAACCAACCCCGCCATGCTGGATGCCCTGCGCCGCAACGACAGCGCGGCTTTCACCGTTGCGGCGGCAGGCGCTGAGGGTTTCAGGCCCTTCACCCAGTGCGCCCTGGATTATGCCGCCCAGGGTGTCACTTCGCTGGAAGAGGTGATGCGTATTTCCGGGGAGAATGCCTAG
- a CDS encoding tetratricopeptide repeat protein, with product MSLINQMLKDLEARESGDKGLADLPGSVRVVEQDAPRSSLIWLLVLAVLGGLVFAVAWFFLRPTLDASPSAPAVGTPELAPAVVLPQPSPTAVAAAPMAPEMPAQVAAERTPEVPAQAFKADESTGGQAPAAASGSNGEPAPSRASSETPPAVAPRPMLPSTAVTRVKQAGTAGGPDLPSAKTSTPPRRRSGTNIYGGDHRRGVDEEARDSAEAHPDSPTERLRRARRYAALGDEEQALSMLEGSPRSDVDAVKLRAQLLLKLGRTRQAEQELRTAAALDGGDPEVQGLLGALYQKQGRYDEAASHYGQAIRAQSGQSRWWLGLAVSLDGGERYQEALEAYVRTAALGGVSRDVQAYVAQRIDALRGRR from the coding sequence ATGAGCCTGATCAACCAGATGCTCAAGGACCTGGAGGCGCGCGAATCGGGTGACAAGGGGCTGGCCGATCTCCCCGGCAGCGTGCGCGTGGTGGAACAGGACGCGCCGCGCTCCTCGTTGATATGGCTGCTGGTCCTGGCCGTCCTGGGCGGCCTGGTTTTTGCGGTGGCCTGGTTCTTTTTGCGGCCGACCCTGGATGCCAGCCCATCCGCCCCCGCCGTGGGTACCCCGGAACTGGCTCCGGCGGTCGTACTGCCCCAGCCTTCGCCTACCGCCGTTGCGGCCGCGCCGATGGCGCCGGAAATGCCGGCGCAGGTGGCGGCTGAGCGCACTCCCGAAGTTCCGGCCCAGGCCTTTAAAGCTGATGAATCGACTGGCGGCCAGGCTCCAGCCGCTGCGAGTGGCTCGAACGGAGAACCGGCACCATCCCGGGCCAGCAGCGAAACGCCTCCGGCGGTTGCCCCGCGCCCTATGCTCCCCAGCACCGCCGTCACGCGCGTCAAACAGGCTGGCACAGCCGGCGGGCCTGACCTGCCATCCGCCAAAACGTCCACTCCCCCGCGCCGCCGCAGCGGCACAAACATTTACGGCGGAGACCATAGGCGCGGCGTGGACGAAGAGGCGCGGGACTCGGCGGAAGCGCACCCCGACAGCCCCACCGAGCGCCTGCGCCGGGCGCGCCGCTATGCGGCCCTGGGCGATGAGGAACAAGCCTTGAGCATGCTGGAAGGCTCGCCACGCTCCGATGTGGACGCGGTGAAACTCCGGGCGCAATTGCTGCTGAAGCTCGGCCGCACCCGCCAGGCGGAACAGGAATTGCGCACGGCGGCGGCACTGGATGGCGGCGATCCCGAGGTGCAGGGGCTTCTAGGGGCCTTGTATCAGAAACAGGGGCGGTACGATGAGGCCGCCTCCCATTATGGCCAGGCCATCCGGGCGCAATCCGGACAGTCGCGCTGGTGGCTGGGACTGGCGGTTTCCCTGGATGGCGGGGAGCGCTATCAGGAGGCCCTGGAAGCCTATGTCAGGACGGCAGCCTTGGGTGGCGTGTCGCGGGACGTGCAGGCCTACGTGGCGCAGCGCATCGATGCGTTGCGGGGCCGGCGCTGA
- a CDS encoding ExeA family protein, whose amino-acid sequence MYLQHFGLTEYPFGLTPNTQFFCALPGYQEALNVLMIALHGGEGFIKISGEVGTGKTMLCRKLLNELDSGFVTAYIPNPALSQAELLATFAEELGIPFEKVIRPGHLLKLIYAHLLGVAASGKRLVLVLDEAQAIPPDSLELLRLLTNLETERRKLLQIVLFGQPELDRLLARPEFRQLRQRITFSYHLRPLRRSETRRYLTSRLRTAGLERGDLLTGPACWLIHSLTRGTPRLLNILANKALMVAYGKGARRVRWSHVRLAAADTEALSARPARLPRLWLVALLLASAGWAALNAAHGALP is encoded by the coding sequence ATGTATTTGCAGCACTTCGGCCTCACGGAATATCCCTTCGGGCTGACCCCCAACACCCAGTTCTTCTGTGCGCTGCCCGGCTATCAGGAGGCCCTCAACGTCCTGATGATCGCCCTGCACGGCGGCGAAGGCTTCATCAAGATCAGCGGCGAGGTGGGCACGGGCAAGACCATGCTCTGCCGTAAGCTGCTCAACGAACTGGACTCGGGCTTCGTCACCGCCTACATCCCCAACCCGGCCCTGTCACAGGCCGAGCTTCTGGCGACCTTCGCCGAAGAACTGGGCATTCCCTTCGAGAAGGTGATCCGGCCCGGCCATCTGCTCAAGCTGATATATGCGCACCTTCTGGGCGTGGCCGCCTCAGGCAAGCGCCTGGTGCTGGTGCTGGATGAAGCCCAGGCGATCCCGCCGGACAGCCTGGAACTGCTGCGGCTGCTCACCAACCTGGAGACCGAGCGGCGCAAGCTGCTGCAGATCGTGCTGTTCGGCCAGCCGGAACTGGACCGGCTGCTGGCGCGGCCCGAGTTTCGGCAACTGCGCCAGCGCATTACGTTCTCCTACCACTTGAGGCCCTTGCGGCGTAGCGAGACGCGACGCTATCTGACCAGCCGCCTGCGTACCGCGGGCCTGGAGCGCGGCGATCTGCTGACCGGCCCCGCCTGCTGGCTGATTCACTCCCTGACGCGAGGTACGCCGCGCCTGCTCAACATCCTGGCCAACAAGGCCTTGATGGTGGCCTATGGCAAGGGCGCCAGGCGGGTGCGCTGGTCCCATGTGCGTCTGGCCGCCGCCGACACCGAAGCCCTCAGCGCGCGCCCCGCGCGCCTGCCGCGCCTGTGGCTGGTGGCCCTGCTACTGGCAAGCGCCGGTTGGGCCGCGCTCAACGCCGCCCACGGGGCGCTGCCATGA
- a CDS encoding secretin N-terminal domain-containing protein, giving the protein MPFRLLRPLIALALALGMNSCSYLDLRPDRSAPSEFMKAQEDPKPVRPPQSTRFQPPAAVSDALLPDLSAPGESAPRHGRERRFDVSVMQVDAREFFMGLVADSEQNVVVHPDLKGAVTIDLKNVTLPEVLEAVREVYGYDYKKTGAGYLIFPSELMSRIYHVDYINFVRNGRSETRVSSGPSSQSFYANAALQGGALGQNYGQGAYGGGQAGYSGGQGGSGSGGASQEYEESIDCRNFAKNSENRDDSHNQAIAVPSRGVPSLPGSVVSTTSSSQFWRELKQALGVIVCDAADANFVVNQQSGVVVVRAYPRQLREVEQFLEAMRREVERQVVLEAKILEVELKDGYQAGVDWASVIRDGQNSMLTSLTGPIGPLSALATQTLNVGQAFTVSVNMGDFKAFIELLETQGNVNTLSSPRISTLNNQKAVIKVGKDELHVSNVNPGSFANTIGAGGFSPSPVLSPFFSGISLDVTPQIDDKGMVTLHVHPAVTQVSDQVTRLNFGDGEQEIPLALSQVRESDSVVHAQTGQIVVIGGLMQNTEQNSREGIAWLSRLPWVGSLFRRGTGTFVKSELVILLKPTVIQSAADWKPLRDEMAERYRRLDGESRRDPLP; this is encoded by the coding sequence ATGCCGTTCCGCCTGCTTCGACCACTGATAGCCCTGGCCCTGGCCTTGGGGATGAATTCCTGCTCTTACCTGGACCTGCGGCCCGATCGCAGCGCGCCCTCCGAATTCATGAAGGCCCAGGAAGACCCCAAGCCGGTCAGGCCGCCCCAGTCCACGCGTTTTCAGCCGCCGGCGGCGGTTTCCGACGCGCTGCTGCCCGACTTGTCTGCCCCGGGGGAGAGTGCGCCTCGCCATGGGCGTGAGCGGCGCTTCGACGTCTCGGTGATGCAGGTGGATGCGCGCGAGTTCTTCATGGGTCTGGTGGCGGACAGCGAGCAAAACGTGGTGGTGCACCCGGATCTGAAAGGCGCGGTCACCATCGACCTGAAGAACGTGACCCTGCCCGAGGTGCTGGAGGCGGTGCGGGAGGTTTACGGGTACGACTACAAGAAAACCGGCGCGGGCTACCTGATCTTCCCCTCGGAGTTGATGTCGCGCATCTATCATGTGGATTACATCAATTTCGTGCGCAACGGCCGTTCGGAAACCCGCGTCAGTTCGGGGCCCAGCTCGCAATCCTTCTACGCCAATGCCGCCCTGCAGGGCGGTGCGCTGGGCCAGAACTATGGCCAGGGCGCATACGGCGGCGGGCAGGCCGGCTACTCGGGCGGACAAGGCGGCAGTGGTTCGGGCGGCGCCAGCCAGGAGTACGAGGAGTCCATCGATTGCCGCAATTTCGCCAAGAACAGCGAAAACCGCGATGACAGCCACAACCAAGCCATCGCCGTGCCATCCCGCGGCGTGCCCTCGCTTCCCGGCAGCGTGGTTTCCACCACATCCAGCTCCCAGTTCTGGCGCGAGCTCAAGCAGGCCCTGGGGGTCATCGTCTGCGATGCGGCGGACGCCAATTTCGTGGTCAATCAGCAGAGCGGCGTGGTGGTGGTGCGCGCCTATCCCCGGCAGTTGCGCGAGGTCGAGCAGTTCCTCGAGGCCATGCGCCGTGAGGTGGAGCGGCAGGTGGTATTGGAGGCCAAGATCCTGGAGGTGGAACTCAAGGATGGCTATCAGGCCGGCGTGGACTGGGCCAGCGTCATCCGTGACGGCCAGAATTCCATGCTGACCAGCCTCACCGGGCCTATCGGTCCGCTCTCGGCCCTGGCCACGCAGACCTTGAATGTGGGTCAGGCCTTCACCGTCAGCGTCAACATGGGCGACTTCAAGGCCTTCATCGAATTGCTGGAGACTCAGGGAAACGTCAATACCCTCTCCAGCCCACGGATCTCGACCCTGAACAACCAGAAGGCGGTGATCAAGGTGGGCAAGGACGAGCTGCATGTGTCCAACGTCAATCCCGGCTCCTTCGCCAACACCATCGGTGCGGGCGGGTTCTCGCCCTCACCGGTGCTCAGCCCCTTCTTCTCCGGTATTTCCCTCGACGTGACACCTCAGATCGACGACAAGGGCATGGTCACCCTGCACGTCCACCCGGCGGTGACCCAGGTCAGTGACCAGGTGACCCGGCTGAACTTCGGCGATGGCGAGCAGGAAATCCCCCTCGCCTTGAGCCAGGTGCGCGAGTCCGACAGCGTGGTGCACGCACAGACCGGCCAGATAGTGGTGATCGGCGGTCTGATGCAGAACACCGAGCAGAACAGCCGCGAAGGCATCGCCTGGCTGAGCCGATTGCCCTGGGTGGGCTCGCTGTTCCGGCGCGGCACCGGCACCTTCGTCAAGAGCGAGCTGGTGATACTGCTCAAGCCCACGGTGATCCAGTCCGCCGCGGACTGGAAGCCGCTGCGTGACGAAATGGCCGAGCGCTACCGCAGACTGGATGGCGAATCGCGGCGGGATCCCTTGCCATAA